A window of Chromohalobacter canadensis genomic DNA:
ACGCGACGCGAGGTGCGCGAGCCAGGCATCCAGATCACGCCGGTAAGCATCCAGCGTGTGCCGACTCAGCCCGCGTTCCAGCCAGAGCCCATCGATAAAAGCATCACGCCACTCGAGATCATTCACCGATTTTGCTCTCCCCGCGTCGCCTTCGCTCACCCCATATGCAAAAACCCCGCGAGCCAAGGGCCCGCAGGGTTCTCGTCGAGCGCTCACAAAGGGGAGCGCTCATGACGTCTCGAGGACGCCGCAAGCCACTTAACGAGTCAGCTTTTCCTTGATGCGAGCAGACTTGCCACTGCGCTCGCGGAGGTAGTACAGCTTGGCCTGGCGCACGTCACCGCGGCGCTTGACCTCGATGGAATCGACCAGCGGGCTGTACGTCTGGAAAGTACGCTCGACGCCGACACCGTGGGAAATCTTGCGCACGGTGAAGGCGGAGTTGAGCCCACGGTTGCGCTTGCCGATCACCACGCCTTCGAAAGCCTGCAGACGCTCGCGGCTACCTTCCACAACCTTGACCTGCACGGTCACGGTGTCGCCCGGCGCGAATTCCGGAATCTGCTTGCTCATCTGCTCGGTTTCGAGCGCCTGGATCACCTTGTTCTTGCTACTCATGACTAAACTCCTTGATGTTTGGATGACCGTCTCTTCTTCATATGT
This region includes:
- the rplS gene encoding 50S ribosomal protein L19, yielding MSSKNKVIQALETEQMSKQIPEFAPGDTVTVQVKVVEGSRERLQAFEGVVIGKRNRGLNSAFTVRKISHGVGVERTFQTYSPLVDSIEVKRRGDVRQAKLYYLRERSGKSARIKEKLTR